The sequence below is a genomic window from Bos taurus isolate L1 Dominette 01449 registration number 42190680 breed Hereford chromosome 7, ARS-UCD2.0, whole genome shotgun sequence.
TTATGTTTGAGTTGTTATGGATTGAAGTAAGACAGTATCGCAGAGGCAAAgtgcattttgtaaaataaagactTCTGTGTTCCAAAtgtatatttctcattttttttctgaatttttggcTGCTACATTTAAAACCTCACAAGATTAAATGTTGCGGGGAAGTTACAAATCCATTGATaatgagctttttaaaataaaaagatttttgaaGTAAATCATATGTTGGAAAACTAGTATCCATCCCCcagagttttgcttttttttttcaaggaagaaaaaggatCATCATGTTAACTAAAACTAGAGTAAATCAACTCTAGTCTAGCTTGAGAAGAATATGAAGTGATACAGTCAAGCTTTGTCAGTATTCTGTATACTTGAAGAATAAAGTCACTGATCTGGAGTGAAAACTCTTAAGAGGTTTTCTGATTTGACTGCAGAAGACTTGGTTGGACACTGTCTTATTCTGCAGTGAAAAAAATCTGAGCTGTCTTCATAAATACGCTGGGACTGGCAATAGTAGGGAGATGAGAAACTTAGTTATCTTGATCCTTTAAGTGGGTTTTATTTGGTACATTTCTGCTCTGTGATGTATAATATAAAAGCATTATATTGGTGAAATGAGtatgaatgaaagaaattaaagatttcTTAAATGCTGTCTCAAATTCATCAGTAACATTTTCTAAGGAGTTTTATAATTGAATTGGAAGTTGCTCATAAGATTTATTCTTAACATTAAAACTTAATAAAGCACGAATGCCACTGTTTGGTTTAGTGAATATTAAGATCACACAAATCCGATATATGGAGATGATAAAAGAAACTTGATTTCTGAACATGCTCAAGATACTGCTTTTTGATTTGGCCAGAGAAATATTATAGTAAAAACTATTAAGTGAATTTTGTTTACAAATAGGGAAATTATACATCTGTATATTTAAGGTGGTGTGATAGAATATCTTTAAAAAGAGTTTGGTCCAGTTTTCACAGATTCATTTTGTCTTGTATGAACATTTTGAAGTAAAAGTTGTTCATGAGTAGTACTTGATGaaaagatttttgtttctttgttttaatggATTAGAAAAATGTGTTTACAATCTTGATCTTACATGATCACCAGTGAAATAGTAACTTTCAGGTTTACATCAATATGAGCTGACTTTTACTGAATCGTTTTGGGTTAGGGAAGAAATAGGTCCCACTAGAGTATATACTACTGCTTGCCAGCCAGATCAGAATAATTGTgttctataaaaatattatctcCCTGAAGCAGTGTTAAGGTTTATTTTCAGTTTGCAAGTGATACGTTGAACTGGAAATTTTCTTGAAAGCTGCTTCCTTTATTAGGAAGCAATTTTCAAATTATAGCTAATTAGAATACATTTCTATTTTCCCCTCCTCTAAAGAAACTGAGAGTCATTATTATGCACTGATGTttcttaaaataactaaaattctgttcataatgtgaattttaaatgttgatattgtAGGTCCTTTTTTAATAGTAGTAATAAATCTTCCAGAGGGGAAAGTTTGTGCTCCTAGGGACAGTAATCTTCCTCGTGCCTCACTTTCATCCCTAAGTGGGTATGACTCTTGTTATTACCACATGCTTTGTTGGTATATTTCacaaatttactttaaaaaaattattttagatattGCATAACATGTGCAATCCAGAATAattttataatagccaggtcataAAAAACATAACTTTATTAAGAATTCACAATATTTGTTCTCCCAGTaatgagggaatgaatgaatCTTTTGGAGATATTGATATTAAGCAATTATTTTTTGCAATATTGAATGTgttactttagttttttttttttaagtagggcACTACCTGCTATCTCATCTTGTATTACTTTTTGATGTAAAGCAACTAATATTTACACTATgccatattttttttattgtagttgTAAATTATGAAAGATCCTTGAATTTTCTACAGATCTACAACTACTAAAGTAATTGACAAGGGCAATCTTGGTATTTAAATCTGAGTGGCAGTTCTACCATAAAAAGTActctatttttctaatttctaggatttttaaaataacatttctgtAAGTCTGGCACATTAATACTTCACTCAAGCTGTACCATTTATTTAGTTTGcctatatttcattgttttaatttaatgtaaTGTATTGAGTCTAATAGACTGTTTTACAATAATTAGAATAAAAGAGTTTTCTTCTAATCAAAGATGCATAACAGCTGTTATCTAGGGGACCACCAAATGTGATTTCAGGATTTTGTTAACTATTACAAGTATAATCCTTatgtagaaattttaattttgtaaagtaGTGTATAATATTGTAACATTAAACTCTTGTTTTCAAATTCAAATCTGTATTGGTCTTCAATGTGCTGTGTTAAATCTTGCTTCTCTGAAATGTTAGAGACAAGATGTCTTCCTTTTTACAGTTTGTAATTCTCactgtttttttcctgtaaaagaAAAAGTCATTTGTAACCCATGCAAATAATCGTTTGAATTGTGCTAACTTATCGATTTGGCTATTCAATAAAGTTAATTGAAAGAGCTTCATACTGTGGTTATGTATTTAAATTGACATGAATAACTTGACAGTCACTGAGTAGTTCTATGTTGTACATCCAAATTAAGTCAATGGAAAAATACTGTTGAAGAGGCTTTAAACCTATGTCAGAATCTGGGATTTCATAATCCTAATTCTAGATGCTCACTCTTCAAGAACAGCTAAGTTTAAAATTCTAGATTGAAAGGGttttaaatggtttattttttaattctcagtATGTTTAAGGTACTACTCTATTTGTGTCCCTTTTGTTACTGATATGATGCCTACTGTAagtctaatttttatttgaaagataaTGTTAGCtcttatgatttttcttttatccttaatATGCTATAGTTGTAATAGTTTTACTTGTtgttgtgtttagttgctaagtaagtagtgtctggctctttttgatcccatggactgtagccgtctgtccatgcgatttcccaggcaagagtactagagtgggttgccatttcctgctccacaGGATTTTTtcgacccaggagtcaaacctgtgtctcctgcgtggcaggaggattctttactattgactTGCCTGGAAAGCCCAGTAGTTTCACTACTCTGAGTTTATTGTTTATCCTGCTTGTTTTTCAGTGCACACTTTAATCTGGAGATCCTTGTCTACTTTCAATTCTAGAAAattctggctttttaaaattttatttttaaaaactaggtataattgacatataaagttattttaagtTTTTGCTTCAGTTATTCCCTCTATTCTTTACCTTCAGAATTCCTTTATGATGTATGTTTTTACTAATTCTGCTTGTGACTATGTCCATTTGAAGCTTAATCTCATCTAttgaattttatatttgtgtAACATTTTTGATTAATTTCTGCCTATTTTGTTCAGTAATGTATTAAAACTGTTCTATAAAATTCTGGGGATGGCTTTCCtagtgactcagacggtaaagaatctgcttgtgataCAGGAGatctggcttcaatccctgggttgggaagatcccctggagaaggaaatggccccactccagtattcttgcctggagaatcccatggacagaggatcctggcaggctacagtccatggggtcacaaagagtcagacacgactgagcaactaacacacataaaaTTCTGGAGTGAATTCcaattctgatttttaatttggGTGGCAGAATTTAAATGTTTGTTAGAatgtttgtttttcatgtttcttaGAATTTGGATTTCTAGGCtcatttgcagagaaggcaatggcaccccactccagtactcctgcctggaaaatcccatggatggaggagcctggaaggcttcagtccatggggttgctgagggtcggacacgactgagcgacttcactttcacttttcactttcatgcattggagaaggaaatggcaacccactccagtgttcttgcctggagaatcccagggacgggggagcctggtgggctgccgtctatggggtcgcacagagtcggacacgactgaagtgacttagcagtagcagtatcagCAGGCTCATTTGATTGAGAGGGTTATTCTTTTCAGTTTAGCACATCTCTCTCTGTCCAAGCTTTCTGTCTCCCTGTCTGTGGGTTTTCTAGTTGCATTTTCCAAAAACCAGGGCTATTGGTGATGTTTCAGGGCTCCTGTTATGCAGTGATTTGAGGATATCACCACTCTAGTCACCAACAGTGGGAAATCAACAGCCCTGTCTTCTGCTTTTCTATTTATTAAGCTGAAATCCAAtagaaaatgatattttgaaTATTCTTCAGGGAGGGCAGACCTcatatcttgcctggagaatcccatggacagaggagccttgcaggtaTAGCctatacagttcatagggttgcaaagagtgggacacgactgacacgacttagcaggcACAGACAGACCTCAAGCAGTGAGTTTGTCCTGTCCATCCCAATGTCTCATGTGGAACACTTTGAGTTCCTCTTACACATAGATTGTGCCATCACTGCCTATTTCTGGATCTGTAGCCCAACAGGCACCTGTCGAGCTACACTGTGCTATGTTTCACATACTCAGATCTGCTgagatgtttctcttgtttttgaggtcctatttttttccctttatgtttttaaatgttactgATTGCTGTGTGTAGTAGAGAGGTGTCCAAGCATGAACTTACTGCCAACTTTTAACCCCAGAATCtgaattattttattacttatgACTCAATCTGTTCAGCTTTGTAGCTACAGTTAGTcaataaagtattaatattacCTACCTTAACAATGCTAGggtcaaataaaaattacataaaactcATTGAAATGCCAAGTTTTGACACTTTCTCTAAAAGAAACATTTGCGCACCTATGCAGGTAAATTTAGTGCTGTCAGTGCTAGGCATGGGGTAAAAttggtcaatttttttttaatggggaaaaaacatagattttaaatatttttaaaggaaaagaaatcaagatataacacatataaaaattaaagatggaTGTGGACTTGCCCTTGTAAAGTAAGGGAGACAAGAATTAAGTATGTACATCATTTAGCAAGGAATCATACCACTGAGAAGCACTAGGAAACTTAGTAACTATGGAAACCTCATAGAGAAATAGTTTCCCAGAAATAAGCATGTAATATGAAATCTTGACCCTTTAAATTCTTAGCTGACTTCATCAGCATCATACATCAACACATCTATCTAAATCAAAATATTAACTTGGTGTCTATATGCtatcacaaatgaaaaaaaaacccgTTTACCCTGgaattgtatttgtttattttgccatgagaccttagttccccaactagcaattgaacccacaccccctgaagtggaagtggagtgttaaccactagactgccagggaagtccccaaattgtAATTGATCCTGACTCATCAGGACTCTATCTTCTGCACATTTATTACTAGGAATTAATTATTTCaattgtagaatttttaaaagcacagtCTGGGCCTCAGAGATGTAGATCTGAACAGATATGCAAGGAAACCTTTTCTAACGCTTTAAAATTACTAACTAGGGCATGTCCCTGGAGATTCAGCTATCATCCAAAGAGGAAATGTTCAATTTCAATATTTATACTTGAGCTCCTTTTTTGTTGAATCCAAAAAAACATTGCCGTTTGTTTTTACACTTTTTTTCAAAATCCTTCTCTGTCTGGGACAGGGTCAAGTGACTGAACAgtttaaaacagtattttattaCCTTCTATCTAGTCAGGGTTTCACGGGCTTCCTGACTTGGAGCAAGCTCATGTAGCAGGCTTCCTTGCAGGGGACACTGCAGGGGACACACTGGGCTGCTTCACCCTCTGCAGCCTCAGATGGGATCTGACCATGGCATCCTCTCAAGAGGGATTCAGTTCactcatttactcattcactTAGTCGTTAACTGCACACCAGGGCTGCATTACGACTTTTGTGGGCTGTAGGTACTTTGCTTTTGTGGGCTCCTTCCTCTATAAAAGCACACTTAAAATTATACTTAATGACTGTGTCAGTATGATAATGCCTACCATCCAGGCTGGATTCatcattatatataaattatcactacattttccttctcatttaaaaCAAGTTCAAACTAAACGAATTTatttagaaacaaagaaaataaacttatggttaccaaagaggaaaaggcagGGGAGGAATAAATTGAAAGTAATGGAGTTAACAGATGCacactttcatatataaaattgataaacagcCAAGatttactgtatggcacagggaactgtatttggCATcttatgctactgctactgctaagtcacttcagtcgcctccgactctgtgcgaccccagagacagcagcccaccaggccctgccgttccggggattccccaggcaagaacactggagtgggttgccatttcctcctccaatgcaggaaagtgaaaagggaaagtgaagtcgctcagtctatcCGACtcttagcctaccaggctcctccatccatgggattttccaggcaagagtactggagtgagttgccattgccttctccgtttggtATCTTATagcaaactataatggaaaagaataattttaaaaagaatagagggaagtatatatgtatatgtgtgtacataccaAAGAAGCCTAAatagttttatatctttataaAACTCATTGAAAATGCCAAGTTTTGACACTTCctctaaaagaaaaatttgtgCAACTATTCAGGTAAACTTAATCTAGTGCTCTCAATGCAAGGCATGGGGTAGAGtggtcaaatttttttaaatggtggaaaaattaaagatttataaaggaaaagcaaaaaataacatacacaaaaattttttaaatggaggtgGACTTGCCCTTGTAAAGTTCTGATACCGGGGGAAATTTTTCTTGAGCTATGCCAGAGCCCTTTGGCCTtgccatgctcagttgcttcagttgtgtctgactctctgtgaccccatggactgtagcctgccaagctcctctgtccataaaattttccaggcaactggagagggttgccatttcctactccagaggatcttccccgcccagggagcaaacctacttgtctcctgtattggaatgcagattctttaccaccgcaccacctgggaagcccatcatatatacatacatatggtggctcggatggtaacgaatctgtctgcaacgggggagacacaggttcaatccctgggtagggaggatcccctggagaaggacatggctacacactctagcattcttgcctggagaatagcatggacagagatgcctggcaggctacacagagttggaaaggactgaaggactaatactttcatatatatatatatatatataccaattactttgctgtacactggaaactaacacaatctttgcttcaataaaaaattcaaattaaaacattttcttgggCCCCTATTGTATGCTGTCAACATGGCGTAATGGATAAGGCACTCCTGTTGAGGGCCCACACTGTTCTAAGAGCTGTAGCCCTATGCAAGAACACAGTGATTGTCTTCATGGAGCTTATGTTTTACGAAGTGGGAAGCAGATAATAAAAGTACATTCAGCTCGAGAGTCAGTTATAATTGTTAAGGACAAAGGGCAGATAAGGAGAACAGAGTGTTGAGTTGGGACGACAACATAGAGTGGACAGAGAAGGCTTCACTGGGAAAGTCTTAATCAAAACAGGCATGCATTTGGTAGAAGCACTGCTGAAGATGAGGAATCAGCACTAAGAACAAATCCCAGCGACAAAGCTGCATAAAGCGTCGCTCTCGAAGTTACGTATTCTCGACGCCTCAAAGCGAGCCCGAAGAAGGTCACTGGAAACCAGTGCCTGCCACTGCAGACTCCATTTTGCTTCCTGGCATCATGTAGGAGGAGTCTATTCCTTGATCACACGTTTCCAGTGGGTCAGACTGGATGCCGGGTTTCTTCACCTCCGAGTGAACGGCAACGGGGCCCGGTGGCGGGGGAGGAGCATTGAGGACCAGCCCAGGTGGGAGGAATTAGAGCGGCCAAGGCTGCCCTCACTCAAGATGGCGGCGCAAATCTCGCGCTTGGTCCCGACAAGCAGCGCGCCCGTTTACGCTGCATATGCGGCCCTGCGCTCTGGGGGGCGGGTCCACAGCGGTAGGGGCACGCGCGGCCTGCGGCCCAGTCTGAAGTCTTGGGTGCCGCGGCTGCCGCTCACGTCATTGTCACTACTCCTGGACAGTGGAGGGGAAGATGGAGCCGGTGACCGACAGCGGGGACCGGCCGGGGGCCCCGGCTGCCTCAGGCCTGTCGGCTTCCCAGCGTCGGGCGGAGCTGCGGCGGCGAAAGCTGCTCATGAACTCGGAACAGCGCATCAACCGGATCATGGGCTTTCACAGGCCGGGGAGCGGCGCGGGTGAGAACCTCCGTTCCCCATAGTTTCCTGTCATCCCTTTTGAGTCTTGGGGATCATTCTTCCTTTGCCTCCTCCACCCCTAGACTTTTCTGACCAAGCCCTGCTCTGTGACCTCTCCTCGGGCCCCGCCCCTTTGATGAGGTCCCAGGTTCTCACTTCTTCACCGCAGGAAGTTTCTCGTTTTTCTCAGTTTTCCGCCGCAAACTGCAATGCTCTCGATCCTGAGACCCTCTGCCGTGGTATACCCTATGCTCACTAACTCTGAGGCGGCCCCAACACCACCCCCCCGTCACCCCCTCGCCTCTCTTGAAGGGCGCACATTTTATTCCCAGACTGCTCTACCTACCGTGCccgtcaggaagattgcctgccTTTCTTCCCCTTGTAAATGCTTTCCCTTCCAGTGCCTTCCCTAGCGTCTGCCTTCTTTTTGTTCTCTCGGCCCCCATGAGCTTGTCTTTAATTGAACTGCCCCTCTAGTTCGTCCGACGTGAATCACGGCCCCATATCCTGGTGTCTGTGCGGTGCCCTCGACACTGTCATCTGCAGGCCTTCTTAAACAAGTGATAAAAATTGGAGCGACCATTCTTTAGAGACCCAACAAGGGAAACATGCCCATCTGAGGCCTTATCTCGTAATGTGCAGAGATTGATATGAATGATGTCAGAAACTGCCTTCAACACTGAAAGGAGTTCCTCATTTCTCCCCCAGTGACATGTACGAtgggtttcttaaaaaaaaaatttttccccccTGTATTTACTGTACACTCTTAAATTTCTATTTAGTGTTGCCTCTAATATTTGGCCTTCAGTCACTGGCTGCAAGTTCCTTAGATCCTTGTGACTTTTGCTCTTTGGGGCTTTAGCTATAACTCTGAATTTTTAAACAGTTAACAGATTTGCCACTGAAAACTGCAAAGAGAGGTAAGAGCCGTATTTCAAATTCTAGAACAATTGTTAGGAGACACATTTTCTCCTTTAATGGTTAATAGCAGAATATTCTTTCCCAAagcattttctttgttcttttgctttgagatttttatttaatCTGTCATTAAAGGTTCCCCCcaacctttgttttgttttaaaccgGAATAGCATCCTAAAAGTGCTGAAGTACCTTCTAATGTCTCCTAGATGACAGTAGAAGGGTTACGCAAACCGGTAGGATGTGCCACACCCTATGCTGATCGGACTCTGGATTCAGAAatgtaatattaaaaatagtGGTTTTAGAAAATCTCCGTTCCTAACTCTTTCCCAACTTGTCTATTAGCTTTATCTTCTGTCCCCAAAGTTTGGGTTATATCCTCTAAAAGAATACTCTCTGacattttgtttgtgtgtgtagagGAAGGAATTTGTTTCTTTATGAAGGATCAGTATTAATTCAGAGGCTGCCAAATTTTAGCTCTAGtggcatatttttaaatattaacaagAAAGATGTTGTCCAGTATGTAATACTTAAGGCttctaaatttcttttctcagaagaagaaagtcaaacaaaatcaaaacagcaGGACATTGATAAACTGAACTCCCTCACCATTCCTTCGGTTTCAAAGCGAGTAGTGCTGGGTGATTCAGTCAGTACAGGACCGTCTGACCAGACTGGAGTGGCCGAGGTAAAGGGGACTCAGCTGGGAGACAAACTGGACTCCTTCATTAAACCTTCTGAGTGCAGTAATGATATAAGCCTTGAGCTCCGGCAGCGGAACAGAGGGGACCTGACAGCCGACTCTGTCCAGAGGGGTTCTCGCCACGGCCTGGAACAGTACCTCTCCAGATTTGAAGAAGCAATGAAGCTAAGGAAACAGCTGATTAGTGAAAAGCCCAGTCAAGAAGAtggaaatacaacagaagaattTGACTCTTTTCGAATATTTAGATTGGTGGGCTGTGCTCTTCTTGCCTTTGGAGTTAGAgcttttgtttgcaaatatctggtaagaaacagtggaaaatgaAAATTGGTTATAGTGATGAGTGCTTTTAATCCATaagattcatttctaatatgaatGTAATATTTGTGATCCATGTGACTGTTTGGAGATGTGTTATAAACTGCTGTTTGCCTTAGGTACAGAATGAAGTGTTCCAGTTAAATACAGAGCCTGATGATAATGCTAAAATCTTCTTGTATGCCAAGTAccattctaagtgctttacatatattaatttgtTTAACCTCATCCTTATGAGCCAGGTATCTTTTGAATCTGTTTTGTAGATGAGGGAATGAAGACTCAGGTGAAATCATTTGTCCAGGGTCACATTACAACTGGGATTGTGACAACTGGGATTAAACCCAGGCAGTTTCATTCCAAAACCAAAGGGTAAATTACCTACACATCCTATATATTAATTACCGCTTTTCGGATAACTTGAAATACTAAAATACAGTTTTGGTCCTGAATGTGATGTGGTGTTTTTAGGGTTCAGAGGCATTCAGCATTTTATAATGTTGTACTGTTACCATAACCGCAGTCCATCACGTACCCTCAGATGCCAGTGGCTGTTCTGAAAGGTAGGATGTGTTTTACTGTTTACAGtatgtgaagaaaagaaaaagcacaactTATATTCAGTGTCTTGGTCTTTGAGGTGTTTCCATGCAGTAGACATTTTAAGAAAACCTACCAAGTACCAGGCACATAAATAAATTTTCAGATAATTAAGGTTAATGTTATTAAgcaaaaaagtctttaaaagtcTCTCTTTATGCCagttttttcttaaagagaattctgttgaacagattttttttttctgatgataaaTTTTCATTGTAGCTTTCAGTATTTAGTGAGATGCAgagctgctttttttcttttttatctaaaGGCCTCTGCACTTCcatgtgttttaaaattatgtcCTATTTTTGTGCCTCATTTTGTTTGAGGTTTTTTGGGTTTCTGGACTTTTTTCTTGCTGTCGGATTTTCAGCTGTTAATCACTGCT
It includes:
- the CAMLG gene encoding guided entry of tail-anchored proteins factor CAMLG isoform X1, encoding MEPVTDSGDRPGAPAASGLSASQRRAELRRRKLLMNSEQRINRIMGFHRPGSGAEEESQTKSKQQDIDKLNSLTIPSVSKRVVLGDSVSTGPSDQTGVAEVKGTQLGDKLDSFIKPSECSNDISLELRQRNRGDLTADSVQRGSRHGLEQYLSRFEEAMKLRKQLISEKPSQEDGNTTEEFDSFRIFRLVGCALLAFGVRAFVCKYLSEKKIKTTVLTAALLLSGIPAEVINRSMDTYSKMGEVFTDLCVYFFTFIFCHELLDYWGSEVP
- the CAMLG gene encoding guided entry of tail-anchored proteins factor CAMLG; translation: MEPVTDSGDRPGAPAASGLSASQRRAELRRRKLLMNSEQRINRIMGFHRPGSGAEEESQTKSKQQDIDKLNSLTIPSVSKRVVLGDSVSTGPSDQTGVAEVKGTQLGDKLDSFIKPSECSNDISLELRQRNRGDLTADSVQRGSRHGLEQYLSRFEEAMKLRKQLISEKPSQEDGNTTEEFDSFRIFRLVGCALLAFGVRAFVCKYLSIFAPFLTLQLAYMGLYKYFPKSEKKIKTTVLTAALLLSGIPAEVINRSMDTYSKMGEVFTDLCVYFFTFIFCHELLDYWGSEVP